A genomic region of Limnohabitans curvus contains the following coding sequences:
- a CDS encoding LemA family protein → MCKLFILLISVFVLTLSGCGYNTFQNTDEQIKASWAEVLNQYQRRADLIPNLVSTVKGETKFEQDTLIKVVEARAKATSIQVNSELINDPAAFAKFQQAQSQLSGALSRLLVVSENYPNLKANQAFRDLQAQLEGTENRITVARNRYIKAVQEYNVTVRSFPSNLTAMVFGYKEKANFTVENEKEITKPPSVNFDSAPAANQSSTPGITK, encoded by the coding sequence ATGTGCAAATTATTTATTCTCCTGATATCAGTCTTTGTCCTTACTCTGAGTGGTTGTGGGTACAACACTTTCCAAAATACTGACGAACAAATCAAGGCCAGTTGGGCAGAAGTTCTGAACCAATACCAACGACGCGCAGATTTGATCCCCAATCTGGTGAGCACAGTCAAAGGGGAAACTAAATTCGAGCAAGACACCCTGATCAAAGTGGTGGAAGCACGAGCCAAAGCCACCTCGATCCAAGTGAATTCGGAGCTAATCAACGATCCGGCTGCTTTCGCAAAATTTCAACAGGCACAAAGTCAGTTGTCAGGCGCGCTCTCTCGCCTGCTGGTGGTATCTGAGAATTATCCCAATCTGAAAGCCAACCAAGCATTCAGAGATTTGCAGGCACAGCTGGAAGGCACCGAAAACCGCATCACGGTGGCACGAAATCGGTATATCAAAGCAGTTCAAGAATACAACGTGACAGTCAGGTCCTTCCCATCAAATCTGACCGCAATGGTCTTTGGTTACAAAGAGAAGGCCAATTTCACTGTGGAGAATGAGAAAGAAATCACCAAGCCCCCCTCTGTAAATTTTGATAGCGCTCCGGCTGCGAATCAAAGCTCCACACCCGGGATCACCAAATGA
- a CDS encoding TPM domain-containing protein: protein MIGKGVIYRFLIACWLSLALFAPYVAKAQVAVPPLVGHVTDQTGTLTQDQKTALEQTLSAFEARKGSQLAVLIIPTTAPEGIEQYALRVAEQWKLGRQKVDDGVILVVAKDDRTVRIEVGYGLEGALSDITSKRIISEVIVPHFKRGDFFQGLQSGVGQIISVIDGEPLPEHQRHSKNSDQGLRQLVPFLLIVSLGVGSVLRSAFGRVGGSLVTGMVVTGLAWLVVGSLLLAIFAGIAAMFVTLIGASTVLHGLGGMSGGGRHGWGGGGFRGGGGGFGGGGASGRW, encoded by the coding sequence ATGATTGGTAAAGGAGTGATATACCGCTTTCTGATAGCCTGCTGGCTATCGTTGGCACTTTTCGCTCCTTACGTTGCCAAGGCGCAGGTTGCGGTGCCGCCCCTAGTGGGGCATGTTACTGATCAAACCGGCACACTCACACAAGATCAGAAGACCGCACTGGAGCAAACCCTGTCAGCATTTGAAGCCCGCAAGGGATCTCAGCTGGCGGTATTGATCATTCCAACCACCGCTCCTGAGGGCATCGAACAATATGCACTGCGCGTAGCCGAGCAGTGGAAGCTGGGTCGGCAGAAGGTGGATGATGGCGTTATTTTGGTGGTGGCCAAAGATGATCGGACTGTACGTATCGAAGTCGGCTACGGTCTAGAAGGTGCCTTATCTGATATCACCAGTAAGCGAATCATCAGTGAAGTTATCGTTCCCCATTTCAAGCGAGGCGATTTTTTCCAAGGACTTCAATCGGGCGTTGGACAAATCATCTCTGTAATCGATGGTGAACCACTACCAGAACATCAACGCCACTCCAAAAATTCCGATCAAGGACTTCGTCAACTTGTCCCCTTCTTGTTGATTGTGTCTTTAGGTGTCGGCAGTGTATTGCGCAGTGCATTCGGAAGAGTTGGCGGTTCACTCGTCACGGGTATGGTCGTGACTGGCCTTGCCTGGTTGGTTGTCGGATCACTGCTTCTCGCCATCTTCGCTGGCATTGCCGCTATGTTCGTCACGCTGATCGGGGCGTCTACGGTGCTTCACGGATTAGGCGGTATGTCAGGGGGTGGGCGTCATGGATGGGGCGGCGGCGGATTTCGAGGTGGTGGTGGCGGATTCGGCGGCGGCGGCGCATCGGGAAGGTGGTGA
- a CDS encoding TPM domain-containing protein — protein sequence MPIKRIFQHLLFSDWQVHRAFKRESLDAITKAIHNSEHLHGGEIRLAIEGGLDGIRLLKGQSSRDRAIEVFSQLRVWDTEHNNGVLVYVLLADRAVEIVADRGIHIKAGDECWRSICQTMQDHFSRSEFETGALKGIAAIANVIGLHFSAHEKHENELPDAPVMLNFKN from the coding sequence ATGCCAATCAAACGTATCTTTCAACATTTGCTGTTCTCAGATTGGCAGGTCCACCGTGCTTTTAAACGTGAAAGCCTTGATGCCATCACAAAAGCGATTCATAACAGTGAACATTTGCATGGCGGTGAGATTCGCTTGGCGATAGAAGGTGGCTTAGACGGCATTCGTCTTCTCAAGGGCCAATCATCTCGCGACCGCGCCATCGAGGTGTTTTCTCAGCTAAGAGTTTGGGACACTGAACACAACAATGGTGTCTTAGTTTATGTACTGCTTGCTGATCGTGCGGTGGAGATCGTTGCCGACAGGGGAATTCATATCAAGGCTGGCGATGAATGTTGGCGGTCGATATGTCAAACCATGCAAGACCATTTCTCCAGATCAGAGTTCGAGACAGGTGCATTAAAAGGAATAGCGGCAATTGCGAATGTGATCGGCCTCCATTTTTCCGCTCATGAAAAGCATGAAAACGAACTTCCTGACGCACCCGTCATGTTGAATTTTAAAAACTAA